From the Lolium rigidum isolate FL_2022 chromosome 2, APGP_CSIRO_Lrig_0.1, whole genome shotgun sequence genome, one window contains:
- the LOC124687924 gene encoding 60S ribosomal protein L30, whose translation MVASTKKAKKSGDNINNKLQLVMKSGKYTLGYKTVLKTLRNSKSKLVIIANNCPPLRKSEIEYYAMLAKVTVHHFHGNNVDLGTSCGKYFSVCCLSIIDPGDSDIITSTPAGQ comes from the coding sequence ATGGTGGCCTCCACGAAGAAGgcgaagaagtccggggacaacaTCAACAACAAGCTGCAGCTTGTCATGAAGAGCGGCAAGTACACGCTCGGCTACAAGACCGTCCTCAAGACCCTCAGGAACTCCAAGTCAAAGCTAGTGATCATTGCTAACAACTGCCCTCCACTTCGGAAGTCTGAGATCGagtactatgctatgttggccaAGGTCACTGTCCACCACTTCCATGGAAACAATGTTGATTTGGGAACGTCCTGTGGTAAATACTTCAGCGTCTGCTGTCTGAGTATCATTGACCCTGGCGATTCTGACATCATCACCTCCACTCCAGCTGGCCAGTAA